The sequence below is a genomic window from Neodiprion pinetum isolate iyNeoPine1 chromosome 7, iyNeoPine1.2, whole genome shotgun sequence.
TGGATGTCAAAATAATACCCGTTTCCGAGAATTCGAATCACGAGTTTCAGGTGAGGATTTATCATATTGACATCATGTCTTTCATCTTACTTTTAAGTGGTACACTTTCTCAACACCTGAAGTGAGAAACTTTTCGCTGGATAACTAATATTGGACAGTGATGGAAATTTATGCACGCAATACtctgaaattagaaaataatttttttatcccatATCAAGAATTATGTTATTTATACTGGTTATTACGCCTGTTTTGTTATCTAATGTAAAATGAATCTGTACTTGGATAAGGTGCCCTCTATATGTTGCTTCGTGAATCTATACAATAGTGTAAATGTGATTGTGATGAACAATTAATCCGTGACCATATGTGCAGATTGAGTCTTGAAGGTCTTGCATGCATGATTAACATTAGGTCAATGCTACCATGAGTGTAATCAAATTCGATTGATTtgataatgaatttttaaagcgTTTACTTTGTTTGGTTAGTCGTAGTTTGAGTTGCCAATTGGAATCTATGgggatttttaaaatttcactaTCTAATCTAATTATTCAGATAATACACAGCACAGGTCGAAGAAGCTGGAAACGGGGATGACAGAAATTTCTCAGGAACTATGTTTGATTTGTAGATTTTTAgacttcttttttcattttactttattatctattattttattttcaatatgatGTTCAGACTAAAAATGGGAATGTCTTATCGATATAACATTGAAAAAGGGTAGGTATATCAGCTGATTATTGTTATCCAGTCATTTGAATATCAATGCACTGATAATTACATGCTCAAGAAGTAACGAAAATCTTACACACTGCATAAAGTTTTCCGTACTTTGATGTTATTCAAATTGGACATTACCATTCAACTTCCAATCTTTTGACATTGAACCGTAACCACCAGGAAATATATGAGTTTTTCTAATTTAATCAAAAGGAATATTTCACTTGTCATATGTCTTTTTATTTGGCGACGGCGGTAGATTTGCTGTCTTAAATTACCCACATTACAGTTATTTTCCTGTGCTTCTAGCAAAATTTTCTTACCCTACTTGCGTTACACGTTCCATTTACGTAAATAACTAAAGTATTTTTTGCTTGAGGAGTAGTATATAGCGTAAGAGTGgtgaaattatataatttttaatgaatgtGAAGTTTGCTCCGTGAGTAGTAAAGGCGAGTGCTATAATTACACCAGTTGTAGTATGAACACAGAATTAATCAAGGCGCGCGTTGTAATCACTCGAGTTAGATATTACTCATCCACACGTATGATACACGTGgtgtttgaataaattgttttcctGTCAATTCCAAAGTTCTCaaagattttttgaatatcacCCAGTCACTGGATATCCTGTCCATATGTCTAAAAATCGCAGGATCTTTATTGTTCACACGAGGAAAGTAGCTGAGTTACACGTCTGTTATTGAATGATTTATGTCAATGTTGACAAATTAAGGCCGATATTTCTTGGCGTCATTAGCTAGATAGCAACTTATAATCAGCGTCACCTTGagtcaaaatattattaaagGTAAATCCTAGTGAAGTGAGGGTTACGCTGTATCCCATACTCAGCCCCACTCTACTTTTCAACAAGAAAAGATTGACGGTATTCACGACTTGAGTAAAATCATTCGATTACAGCTTTTACCGTCGGCATTGTTTAAACCAATGCTGAAAAAGTGGAGTCATATGGTATTTTATGTTTCCAAAGTCTTAATTCACTGACAACTGAAGTTATCGtgttacgtattattttctcgTAATGAATTCTTGATTACTGCAAATAGTCATGACTTAGTTTTACTGGTTGAGTGAGCGAAAAAAGTTTGTCCTACTTGAAAAACATATCCATGAGAAGTAGATCGAGTGAGAAATTATATCATGGGCAGCTACGTTGAATATAACAATTTTgatgaggatgaagttagtaacgttacagtaacgatgcatgtttaggaaaaatcgttatcacgtttaggatttttttagatttagcaaaccatgataaacaaaacatacccGTGTATTTCAAAAAGTCAATTCCGTGAAAGTCATTCAGAAATTGCACGGTAATTATTTGTTCCTCTGAGGTTTCGTTATGTTAacattactaacttcagccacGTCATTTTTAATCATGCTAGTTTACAAAGTTAAATATCAAACTTGAACCGTTATTCCATGATTCTTTTGTGGTGAGAAATCTCAGGGAATTATACATAAAAGTGCAAAtgaggaaatatttttatccgcTAACAAAATCTGACCAACGTTGTCTCATTAGTCACATCAAATCTTGGCCCAAATATCAAAACTCGCAAGTGCTTGTATTGAAGTTATTTTAAATTATGAGATATGTTCAGTTACTGACTGCTTCATTAAATTCTacaatgaaatttcatttcaaaaccAAATACAATACAACAATGTAGGATGAAACGATTCatagttgaaaatataattaattgaaaaatactgaTAACTGATAGAAGTAGAAAgacaaattgaatgaaatgaaatcgtgatcttcttattgttagtttcgTGGTGTTCTTAATAAGTGGAAATAGATGGTTGGAAATGACTTTATTGTTGTAACAAAATTAATAAGGCATATTGGTGATACATGAATACCATCAATTATGAAAGCGATTGTACAAGTTATTTTACAAATCAGCAGAAAACAATCTGATCTATTGAGGTCAGGTATTGTGGCGGTGTTTTGCTTTTGTCGTCATCCTTACTGTAGGTAAAACTTAATGCTCACAAATTTGTCCGCTCGTTCTCTAGGTCTGATTGATTTGGTGCACCCAGCCAGCAGACGCAGACTTGAGCATACTTTAGTTTTGTCAATTTATGCAACCAATCTATTataatatagttttttttagACTGTTACAAAATGATTTGAGTTTGTGAAAAGCAGCTGCATGTTTTGTATCTTCTAAAATGgctgtataaaattttgagaatcATCGTATTTCAGATTCTGATAGGAGCTGGTTTATTGTTGATTTCAATTACCAATAATgctaaattgtttttcactacGTGCTTTTCTTGTCGTGATTGGACGTTCGGTCACTACCCTGATGCTGTTACTTACGCCAAGTTTTAAATCttaattaatttcacaaccgattataattttgtaagaTTTTGAAGTAAATACTTTCTATCACGGTATGaaagattttaatttgattATCGGTAATAAAACAAGTAATGTGAAAGATGCGATTGCAGGCACAGTAGACATTCCCGTACCTTGACTCGTCGAGATCGTAAACATTCCCATAACTTGACGTTTTGCTTGATCTCCCAAATCTGGGTTCAGATGCATGCATGTTGACTTTTCAGCAGCAAACATGCACATGACCAGGTGAAGAACATAATTATCTGCCAAATTTTATAAGTGAGGTTATGTTACCCTATAAATCTTACACTGTACCACACTCGAGTTGTGGAAATTTTCGGTTATTCTTATTAGCAACTGGTAGGAGATTCTCGAAGTAAAAGTACTTCAAATGGGACATTcgtgtgaaattttaaatttgaataattttcctttatatgtacatgtatgttaATATCCATTGATGCCTTACACTTCCGGCTACCTTCCTTTCAATCcaaaacaaaatgcgagttcgattctaCACGAATTATGTCACAATAACTGGCGATGCAGCTAATGTGAGAGAATAGGAGTTATTGTGACATAATTCAtatagaatcgaactcgcatttCGTTGCAGACAGAAAACTCGGTAACCGGAAGTCCATGGCGTTAATGAATATCACTGTACATTGTAACACAGCATTAAATTATGTTCTCAAAATATAAAGCAATGACCAGATCGtaaatgtagaaataaaaccagatattagaaattatttttttttttttttattgtcaatTTCAGACATTATTGGGGATCAAGAAAGAAGTGGAAGATGTTCCGTCGGATGAGGAAGTCGGACTATCTGaattcgaatcagcaaataaTCTCGAGCTCTCATCCGCAAATACATCAAAAGTTAAACCCAACGATGGCAAAGGTGAAAACCATCCTCACGTGGTGGCAAAATTTCGTGATCTTTTGACACGGTCAGGACAGAGTTATGGAATaactggaaaaaaaaggaaacgtgAACGTGAATACAAGACAGAGGACAAACTAAATTCATGTGAAGTGGATAGAATTAAAAGGCGTAGATCTGGTTCAAGTGTCACATCAGAAATACCAAATCACAGGTGTGAATTGGGTATTACATCAGAAAGACGTAATACAAGGTCTTCGATCCGTCAAAAAATATGTTCAAACTCTGATAATGTGGATAAAAATAGCATGTTGAATTCGTCAGACCTAAACGAAATTGGTGACAAAgctaaaaatgaaatcaatagCAATTCAATCCCGATGACTGTTTTGCGTAAGAGTGCAAACATGCATTGTGATATCTGCGGTTTGTGTTTTACAAGCCATCAGAATTTACAAGCGCATAAAAGTTATTATTCTACAGATGGAAAATACAAATGTAACATTTGCGGCTTAAGGTTTCCCAGACTTATGTTGTTATCGAGACACAAGAGGATTGCGCATTCCGGCATACCCCATAAATACTGGTATCGAAACAAATGTCATATTTGTATGGAtcgctttaaaaaaaaattaagcttGATTGTACACATATCACATTTGCATGCCAAAGAATTGGcatcgaataaaaaaagtaaaagctTGTACAAAGAAGTAGTTCTACGTCACATAGCGataggaaaaagaaggaaaacgCAAGCATGTGTAAATAACTCTGAGTTTAGCGTGAAATCTGCTCCACCAATCAATTCTAACAACTATGAAGTATCATTGGACGAAATAACTACGTTTTACGAAGATTTCATAGAGTCTGTGGGAGATCCAAATAATGAAGACGCACACGTTGGTGAAACACTGAGCGTTCAACAAGATGCTGAGTATCAGAATATCTCACTAGATAATCAAGCTACCAAGGGTGCTGTCAATTCTGATTGTAAAAAAGTCAGTACAAGTTCAACTGGACAAAGATTGGAGTACGTCGAAGCATCAAATTTAGCCCAGTGCGATAGAGTCAAAGTTATCGAGCAACAAAAACTCGAACCATTAATTACTGATTCAGAACAAACATCCATAGGATTAAAAAAACCCCAAGAAATAATCGGTAATAGTGCGTGTAGTTCAAAGAAAGTGTTGAATGAAAACAAAGGTATGCAAGAATCAAAAGAGCATACTAAGAAACTAAATGAATTACCACTTGGGAGTGACAGAAGCCTCTCAACTTTTTCAGAAGATGTTTCACTGCAACTACAACAAGATTCAGTTCAGCGCCTAGGGAAATCAGCCAGTAAGTGGAACACAGTAGACTCTCTTCGCCAACCATTAGAGACTAATTATCTTAATTGCTGCGATGgcgtaaatattaaaattaacttAGCCGACGGAAATCGAGCAAGTGTAACAAGCTGCTTAATGAAATGTTCTGCAAATAGTGAACTAGATACAGCCATATTAAGCAGTTCTGTTAAAAATATGACTAGTAGTATAGAAGTCTCTTCTCAAAATCCAGCACATGATGGAAATTCGTTTACTCAGAAAAAATGCTTGAATGTTGCAGATGAGTCTATCGCATACAAATTCAATCCGCAGCAAGATGCTACAAATGAGAAGAAAAGACCACCGTCACTTGAACAGTTGAATTATCAGGTAGGCACAGTTTTATCACACGATGAATTAGGAGAAAAAGTTGACGTAACCACAGTGAATGCTGACGTTGATAATTCAGCTGTGAAACgtattaatttaattaaaactgATGATTTTGGAGAGTCACGCCAGTCAAATTTTATCAGTTGTCAAGATAAAGACATTGATAATAGAAACTGCGAATCAATTTCCCTTACAATGGCTGTTTCATCCTCAAGTATTCCTTCGACAAGTTCGCAGAGTGTTGAATTCCATGATGCAACCATGCTAAGAAGTTATGAAATGTCGAATTACCGAAATATTAAAGATGTTAGAGTGTCGCTGGTAAAATTAGAGAATATGGTGGATTTGCCAAAAATTAGAACTCCAAAATCGTCGGTTTGCAAAATTACTAGATTATTGAATACTGAAAAGCCGAATTGTTATGTAGGTGAAAAACCTTTCGCAAATAGAGGAAGATGGCGTATTTCTAGGCAGAatcaacgaaaaaaagttgaatactataaaaaatcacgatcatttgttgaaaaaaagcaCGGTACTATTGGTTACTGTCCACAGGTACTTTCAAATGACGGTGGGTCAGAGGAACGTGGGGAATGGGAAACTGCGAAACCCACAGATAGACATTGTTACgtttgtaacaaattttttcaaaataaggGATTACTGGTATCTCATTATATAAAGATACATGTAGAGCCTGGATCTTTTCGATGTTGTTTGTGTAATGCACATCTTAAGAGTCCAAAAAGGTTAAGGATCCATTTGTTTAAGCACTGTAATATGccaattgaaaaaatctttcttAAATTCTGTAGATCTTGCAAGATAGAATTGAATATGTTTTCATTAAAAACCCTTTGTGTAAGTTGTGAAAAAGGATACAAGCTCAATAGGCTTAAATTTGTACAATCAAAATTGGAATATATTCCCATGTCGAATAATCAGCGATTAGCTCATACGCTAGCGTGTAAGAAAATATGCTCTTCAGACAACGGTCGTGAATTGCTACATGAAACACCAGTTGTGATGAATTCAAACGATGTCAACGTTCTCTCGGTAGCCGAGGATTCTGCTAAAAACGGTTTGAAAGTTGAATGTTCAATAACTTCCGacgaaatttccaaaaattcaaaatgctTGGGATCTAATAGTTCGTTTTCTCAAAGTAGTACAGCGCATACTGATTTAGAATATCGCAAACCAAAAGCCCAGATTGGTGTTATATCTGATGATTGTAAAAAGATAACCAGGACTTGTAATTACAAAACTAGAACGAAAACTTTGAAAGTAGGATCAAAAAAGCGCTTCAAATCAATACGTTTTTTCACACATGATAAACGATGTACCAAAAATTTGATGACTCGACGGAGGCACGAacttttcaaaagaaaaagcacGGGAAAACGTATTAATCGGCCTCATTTTCGCAGCAATACCAAACAGTCTTTCTATCACAAGTGCAAGACATGTGGATTGAATTGTTGTTgcggtaaaaatttgaaaatacacgAAAGACGCTATTCGACAAATGGAAAGAATGCTTGTAAAATGTGTGGACTAATATTTGCTTGGAAACACGAATTGGTTATACATATGAAAACGGCTCATAATTCGAAACCCCTATTTTCTAGAAGAATCAGGTGCGAAATTTGCAATCAGggtttttataataaaaagttCCTCAGGATTCACCTCGCTCATTTTCACAACATTAAATACTTTCAATGCCAAGtcggtaaaataaaattcgacaCCAGTCAATACTTGAATGACCATAGGCGAtattattcaaaaactatTAACCTACCGTGCGATTGTTGTGATCAAAcatttaattgtaaatatgcatTAGAATACCACAAAGTGCATATCCATAATCCCGAGGAACCAAAGGTCTATAAGTATTCATGCGATAGGTGTGACTGCGCATTTCCCGATAAATTGTCACTGCAAGCTCATATTGGACACTTGCATGTGGTTCAAGATCATGATTCCCTCGTGACGACGTCTATGAAAGGTGCACATGCACCAGCGGATCTACATCTCGAAGACATCGGGTTCTCAAATAAAACCGAAGACGCGTTTATCAATTCAAAcgttgaaatgaataattcaaatgCTCGTAaacatgaaaatgaaattcaatgcgAAGAAACAATGCATGAAACTACGAATAGTGCCACTACCAGGACACATATTCTGAGTCAATATAAATGCGACATATGCAAGATTAGTTTCGTTGAGCCACATAATATGCTCGACCATGAATGGGAATATTCTAATTATGGTACCAATGCGTGTGATGTGTGTAACCGAAAGTTTATGACTAAGTCACATCTAAAAAAACACAAGGTTAAACACTTTCGAAGAGATGTGATTTGTAAATATAAGTGTCATGTTTGCAAGGAAGATTTTCTAACGGAAGATGATTTGAAAATGCATGGACTGCATTTACACGGACCTCAGTTTAtgttcaagaaattttctgAAAGGAGTGATAGTCGCGAATCTAGCAATTCAAGTTGTAAAAAGATTAACGATTCCGATGGTGTTTCCAAGTTATCCATCAACGATAATACCGATAATAGTTTGGGAGTTATGGGTAGCGAAATaactgaaaatgaaagaatactattgtttcaaaaaatttcaaacagatTATCTGCGGAACTGCTGCATCGAAATTCAACTGAAGAAACATATTGCTGTGATTTCTGTACAGCAAGATTTGGTACCTGGTGCTTATTGAAGAACCATATGAAAAAACATGCCTACTGTCCATATTATACAAATTCTTCCAAGTATCTCTGCTTGATCTGTAAAAATACATTTCGGACTAACGATATTTTGAGAGCTCATGTTATACATTATCATACATTAGATCACAAACAATCGACTACAACTAAACCGGAATCTTCGGAAGGATCTATTCTTGACGAATCACTTAAATCCCAAACGGGCGTTAATCGTGATCCGACGAGGGTCAGTGACCGGGACGTCCAGGATCCTGTGGAAACTTTACCTTCTAAACACGCAGCTCTAAATCAGTCTTTTAGTTTGCCCAAACACTGCAACGCAGTCGATGACTCAGGTACCATTCCAtccgaaacaaaaattcaatcattCAATCCCACAGATAACGCTCACGTACTTCAGCACAACCATGACCATCCTCCTTCACTATCGCAAGAGATTCAATGCAAAACGAAAACTATTCTGGGGGATAGTGACTCAGGTCAGAGTAATGATGAAAATTCCCGTGACACTGAATCTACGAATGTTcatacaattgaaaatatttcgccaCAAGCCGAGGTAACGTCAGTATCAGTCAGCGAAGAATGGTTTATCggcgatttgaaaaatttgatatgtACCATTTGCACACAGAACTTTGATTCCAccgaagaaattcaagcacaTTTCACTTCTGTTCATATGATGAATGGGGAGTATGCATGTACGTTTTGTGGGGAAATATTCTCATACTTCATGGACCTGAAACAGCACATTTTCAGACTCGAtgaagattccgaaaattataCATGTCGTGAAAAGTACCGGCAACTCGCAGAACTAGCTGGTAACACAAGTTCACTCAAAAATCATAAAGGAAGTAAgcaaaacgagaaaaatttacagCTCTTATCATTAGATGAAGCTGACATCCCTTCAAAATCTAGTGAAAAACCAAgttcaaataatttgattaaCTTGGGTACATTTAACATTTGTGATGAATCTTTTCCAAACATTACGACTTCGTTGAAACATTGGGACTCATGTTTTGGTAAGGATCGGTTCCGGTGCGATATTTGTGATATTATGTTCATAGATCAGAATCTATTGAACAAACATAACATGAAGCATTGCCAACAAGGACAAGAGCCTCATATTGCCAGGAACCAATCGAGCTTTCGATTAAATGTTAATGATCGAACCTTTCAAATTCGTATGCAATATGGAGATGTGCTAGCTAATAAACTGCAGGATGGGGCCCTTATTACAAGCAGCTTAGTGAACACAAATATTTCCGGTAAAGTAAGAAGAGGTCCTATCTCAagtgataaaatattaaaacacATTACATCATCCAGATTGCGAGCCCAAATTGCTAAAATACTACATATCGATGAAAATGAAGATGAACCTCATGTTAATACACAAATCATTTCTACAAATGCTGCATCTTCAAAAGTTGACTTGCAATTGAGCTTTGAATCACAGCAAGACACCGACTTATCGAATAAACTTGACGTTGTAGAAAGATGTGAAACAGAACAGTCAGTTGGGgaatttatagaaaatagTTCTTCTCGCTTCCACCGCGACGTAAGTTCAATTGTTACTTATCCAGTACAGTCAACTCCATCAGCCGATATACTGAATTCaagtgatgaaaaatcgtCTTACAAAATGTTGATAGCAAGTACTAATGATGACGATGAAACTGAAAAACGACACGCTCCCATCaaacatattgaaaataaatgtacACAACAGAAACAACCATCGTTGCAATCACATGTTTTGAGGACTGGTCAAAATTCAGCATCCATCGTACCCACCATTCGTAGTTCAAGAATGCTTGACCACACGCATATTCCATCCAGCCAAAAATCAAGACCAAGCGATTGCGCAGATGAGAAACGGTTGGAAATTGTACCCCTTTCTTCAGATAGCAACGGTAACTCAACCTATTTCATCCTTATTAAACCCATAGTCGGTAGTTCTAATGACACTGAGGCATTGGATGCAGTACGTACTCCCATTGAAAAATCTCCTCTGAGAGAATACCCTAGTAAAAGACTTCCAAGATCGATACCGTCAACATCAGGCTCCGATGTCCGCCTACTCTATTACAAATGCGTTGAGTCTTCCTCAGACTCTCCCAGTGAGCGTGTCGATAACAAGCCAACAGTAATACAGAGGGGTCATAATCTCAAGCCTCACTTGCATGGCGGTATCCAGAAGCTACGTTTAAAAATACTTCCAAATCGATCAAATATTGTCATTAGTCCGCTGCGTGGTTCCCCTTATGAATGGAACAGTAAAGCGGGCAATAGTGGTGGGAATAATTTACACAATGCTTCCGATCCACGCGGCGTGAGTTCTGGAAGTAATGACAATACGACGATATTGACACGTTTCAACATGGCTGGTGATTCTCCAACCTACCCTGTCTTGAATTCGTCGCATGATGGTGAGCAGAAAGGCGTAGATGATCGTGCAAACGATGC
It includes:
- the LOC124223419 gene encoding uncharacterized protein isoform X3, with the translated sequence MRATRRRSSSFSENKRGHGTLRASTVRLEIRDNLTFYFDLPRLDKRDAADRSRHNVDRYLSDYVTVQPRNGSVFHLRQASGCQNNTRFREFESRVSDESIAYKFNPQQDATNEKKRPPSLEQLNYQVGTVLSHDELGEKVDVTTVNADVDNSAVKRINLIKTDDFGESRQSNFISCQDKDIDNRNCESISLTMAVSSSSIPSTSSQSVEFHDATMLRSYEMSNYRNIKDVRVSLVKLENMVDLPKIRTPKSSVCKITRLLNTEKPNCYVGEKPFANRGRWRISRQNQRKKVEYYKKSRSFVEKKHGTIGYCPQVLSNDGGSEERGEWETAKPTDRHCYVCNKFFQNKGLLVSHYIKIHVEPGSFRCCLCNAHLKSPKRLRIHLFKHCNMPIEKIFLKFCRSCKIELNMFSLKTLCVSCEKGYKLNRLKFVQSKLEYIPMSNNQRLAHTLACKKICSSDNGRELLHETPVVMNSNDVNVLSVAEDSAKNGLKVECSITSDEISKNSKCLGSNSSFSQSSTAHTDLEYRKPKAQIGVISDDCKKITRTCNYKTRTKTLKVGSKKRFKSIRFFTHDKRCTKNLMTRRRHELFKRKSTGKRINRPHFRSNTKQSFYHKCKTCGLNCCCGKNLKIHERRYSTNGKNACKMCGLIFAWKHELVIHMKTAHNSKPLFSRRIRCEICNQGFYNKKFLRIHLAHFHNIKYFQCQVGKIKFDTSQYLNDHRRYYSKTINLPCDCCDQTFNCKYALEYHKVHIHNPEEPKVYKYSCDRCDCAFPDKLSLQAHIGHLHVVQDHDSLVTTSMKGAHAPADLHLEDIGFSNKTEDAFINSNVEMNNSNARKHENEIQCEETMHETTNSATTRTHILSQYKCDICKISFVEPHNMLDHEWEYSNYGTNACDVCNRKFMTKSHLKKHKVKHFRRDVICKYKCHVCKEDFLTEDDLKMHGLHLHGPQFMFKKFSERSDSRESSNSSCKKINDSDGVSKLSINDNTDNSLGVMGSEITENERILLFQKISNRLSAELLHRNSTEETYCCDFCTARFGTWCLLKNHMKKHAYCPYYTNSSKYLCLICKNTFRTNDILRAHVIHYHTLDHKQSTTTKPESSEGSILDESLKSQTGVNRDPTRVSDRDVQDPVETLPSKHAALNQSFSLPKHCNAVDDSGTIPSETKIQSFNPTDNAHVLQHNHDHPPSLSQEIQCKTKTILGDSDSGQSNDENSRDTESTNVHTIENISPQAEVTSVSVSEEWFIGDLKNLICTICTQNFDSTEEIQAHFTSVHMMNGEYACTFCGEIFSYFMDLKQHIFRLDEDSENYTCREKYRQLAELAGNTSSLKNHKGSKQNEKNLQLLSLDEADIPSKSSEKPSSNNLINLGTFNICDESFPNITTSLKHWDSCFGKDRFRCDICDIMFIDQNLLNKHNMKHCQQGQEPHIARNQSSFRLNVNDRTFQIRMQYGDVLANKLQDGALITSSLVNTNISGKVRRGPISSDKILKHITSSRLRAQIAKILHIDENEDEPHVNTQIISTNAASSKVDLQLSFESQQDTDLSNKLDVVERCETEQSVGEFIENSSSRFHRDVSSIVTYPVQSTPSADILNSSDEKSSYKMLIASTNDDDETEKRHAPIKHIENKCTQQKQPSLQSHVLRTGQNSASIVPTIRSSRMLDHTHIPSSQKSRPSDCADEKRLEIVPLSSDSNGNSTYFILIKPIVGSSNDTEALDAVRTPIEKSPLREYPSKRLPRSIPSTSGSDVRLLYYKCVESSSDSPSERVDNKPTVIQRGHNLKPHLHGGIQKLRLKILPNRSNIVISPLRGSPYEWNSKAGNSGGNNLHNASDPRGVSSGSNDNTTILTRFNMAGDSPTYPVLNSSHDGEQKGVDDRANDAHKELKFNKFRKNILRCRYCTMLFKEKNQLLEHMLIHKANNQCPACGLSFSNDKALQQHLPEHRSSRCIECNKVNFFNDPPCYPAGTFVFCSECKAVLPPPLRTLTQSSTNLNRRIMKCGICMETFNTISQMSVHFRNTHLSFVCSICSLGFSSQINLNKHIEAHKAK
- the LOC124223419 gene encoding uncharacterized protein isoform X4, whose protein sequence is MRATRRRSSSFSENKRGHGTLRASTVRLEIRDNLTFYFDLPRLDKRDAADRSRHNVDRYLSDYVTVQPRNGSVFHLRQASGCQNNTRFREFESRVSDESIAYKFNPQQDATNEKKRPPSLEQLNYQVLSNDGGSEERGEWETAKPTDRHCYVCNKFFQNKGLLVSHYIKIHVEPGSFRCCLCNAHLKSPKRLRIHLFKHCNMPIEKIFLKFCRSCKIELNMFSLKTLCVSCEKGYKLNRLKFVQSKLEYIPMSNNQRLAHTLACKKICSSDNGRELLHETPVVMNSNDVNVLSVAEDSAKNGLKVECSITSDEISKNSKCLGSNSSFSQSSTAHTDLEYRKPKAQIGVISDDCKKITRTCNYKTRTKTLKVGSKKRFKSIRFFTHDKRCTKNLMTRRRHELFKRKSTGKRINRPHFRSNTKQSFYHKCKTCGLNCCCGKNLKIHERRYSTNGKNACKMCGLIFAWKHELVIHMKTAHNSKPLFSRRIRCEICNQGFYNKKFLRIHLAHFHNIKYFQCQVGKIKFDTSQYLNDHRRYYSKTINLPCDCCDQTFNCKYALEYHKVHIHNPEEPKVYKYSCDRCDCAFPDKLSLQAHIGHLHVVQDHDSLVTTSMKGAHAPADLHLEDIGFSNKTEDAFINSNVEMNNSNARKHENEIQCEETMHETTNSATTRTHILSQYKCDICKISFVEPHNMLDHEWEYSNYGTNACDVCNRKFMTKSHLKKHKVKHFRRDVICKYKCHVCKEDFLTEDDLKMHGLHLHGPQFMFKKFSERSDSRESSNSSCKKINDSDGVSKLSINDNTDNSLGVMGSEITENERILLFQKISNRLSAELLHRNSTEETYCCDFCTARFGTWCLLKNHMKKHAYCPYYTNSSKYLCLICKNTFRTNDILRAHVIHYHTLDHKQSTTTKPESSEGSILDESLKSQTGVNRDPTRVSDRDVQDPVETLPSKHAALNQSFSLPKHCNAVDDSGTIPSETKIQSFNPTDNAHVLQHNHDHPPSLSQEIQCKTKTILGDSDSGQSNDENSRDTESTNVHTIENISPQAEVTSVSVSEEWFIGDLKNLICTICTQNFDSTEEIQAHFTSVHMMNGEYACTFCGEIFSYFMDLKQHIFRLDEDSENYTCREKYRQLAELAGNTSSLKNHKGSKQNEKNLQLLSLDEADIPSKSSEKPSSNNLINLGTFNICDESFPNITTSLKHWDSCFGKDRFRCDICDIMFIDQNLLNKHNMKHCQQGQEPHIARNQSSFRLNVNDRTFQIRMQYGDVLANKLQDGALITSSLVNTNISGKVRRGPISSDKILKHITSSRLRAQIAKILHIDENEDEPHVNTQIISTNAASSKVDLQLSFESQQDTDLSNKLDVVERCETEQSVGEFIENSSSRFHRDVSSIVTYPVQSTPSADILNSSDEKSSYKMLIASTNDDDETEKRHAPIKHIENKCTQQKQPSLQSHVLRTGQNSASIVPTIRSSRMLDHTHIPSSQKSRPSDCADEKRLEIVPLSSDSNGNSTYFILIKPIVGSSNDTEALDAVRTPIEKSPLREYPSKRLPRSIPSTSGSDVRLLYYKCVESSSDSPSERVDNKPTVIQRGHNLKPHLHGGIQKLRLKILPNRSNIVISPLRGSPYEWNSKAGNSGGNNLHNASDPRGVSSGSNDNTTILTRFNMAGDSPTYPVLNSSHDGEQKGVDDRANDAHKELKFNKFRKNILRCRYCTMLFKEKNQLLEHMLIHKANNQCPACGLSFSNDKALQQHLPEHRSSRCIECNKVNFFNDPPCYPAGTFVFCSECKAVLPPPLRTLTQSSTNLNRRIMKCGICMETFNTISQMSVHFRNTHLSFVCSICSLGFSSQINLNKHIEAHKAK